CGAACAGAGGATTCATGTTTTTGGCGCGAGCTCGTAAGTTACAAAATTATATAATGGCAGATACATTAAAGATGGACTTATATTATACAGAATGGTTTGTTATTGTGTTGTGTCTTTGAGTGTTTTGTTTGATCAAGCTGTGGTTAAAGCAGCAGTGTTGCTGAATGTGTGAATGTCTATAAATAAGCTGCAAAGCATGTTTGGGAAACCGGCTTGTCCTTTTACTTGGTACAATGAATCGCCGTTTCTAGTGTGCTTTTTCGTTCAAGTAAAAATTAATGTGATTGGGTTGGTCaggtaatgggtcaaaatgggtcggGCCGGGTCGGGTTGACATGGTCACATGGACGATGAGATCTGTTAGACATTCTCATGTTTCATACAACTTAGATCCTCTAAATATAGTTTGACAAAACTCATTTGAATATTACCAACTGAATAAAACAACACCATAATCAAATTTTATTAACCACAATTTATCACACTCCACTCTTTAACAAACAACTCACAGAGAGACATACATACTCCTCAATTATTCAATAACATAACTTTGAAATGAAAACTAAAATTAAAGCATATAATATCAAGCATATGTAACAAGGCCAGTGTGATATTTAACAGCGCGTTCTACTTTACTTGAGAATTAAACCAGTTCCATTAAGTTTTTCATCAATTAATTTGTCTATCTTTTCTTTCATCTCATTTGTAAAGTAGGTTCTCCAATCTCCATCTTCGGCCTTTCTAAAATAATGTTTGTTTTCCAACCCGCCGACTCTAATACTTCCCGTTTTATTCACTTCTAAGTTGCTCATATTCTCAAAACTACATAACGTTGTAATTTTTTCAATAACGCCCGCTTTCTCTTCTTCTGCCGAAAAAGGGTAACCCATGAACTCTGCAAGCTTCTTCGCATTGCTTGTTGGATCCTTTTTCAGATCTTCGTATTTCAAAAAAAGAATTCTGTCTGGCCTTTCAAGACTTGCTTTCCAGTACCCTATAATATGATCCCAATAAGGTCCATACCCCGAAATGCCTTGACAGAACTCTTCAAACGCTTCCTCAAAAGGCGCATCTTCACAGGTTAAGTTCAACGCTTTCCTAAGGAAATGATAATGTGAAACTATGACGTCTTTGATGTTGCGATACACGTAAACTATCTTGCAGTTTGACGCAATAACTGATTCGGGCAATGAAGGGTAAGGAAGGTGTGTGGCCACAAGTGGTAGGCTCGAGTTTTTGTGATTTTCCTCAATTATGTCAAGTTCCCTTTCTAGGATCGGAACGCATTCATGAACATTTTTGGTGAGCAAAGGAGTGGTGGAAACATCAAACTTTTGTCGTGTTACGATGGCGAAAGCCAAGGACTTGACCCAAGTTGTGCCGGTTTTGGGGGAACTACATAGAAATATACCCGTCGGCTCGGCTTTGAAGGTTTGTTGAGCTAGATGTTCGCCCACAACTAACTGTTGGCTCGTCCAGTAGTTTTGATACTTGTAAAAGGTTATCTTTCCTTTGGACCAACTACAAGTGTGCTGAGGAAGTGTTTTCAACATCTCTTCCATTATGGTTGGATAGAATGATATAACAAGTTAATTTTGGTTTTTGTAGTGAGGATTGTGAATTCAGTGACTAAACTAAGTCTATATTTAAAGATATATGGGTGCAGATACTATGCTTAACGTTTACTGTATTTAAATTATTAGATGAGATACTTACATTATTTGATCAAAAGATATGGATCATTGGTAGGTATTTTAATTATTAGATGAGATACATACATTATTTGATCAAAAGATATGAATCATTGGTAGATAGTCGCACGTTAACATCTAATAATATATAATACTCCGTACTATTTTTTGTAATTAGAAAAATAATACATGCTTTACTACTCTATCTAGTTGCATCTTCCTAAAAAAAATATTTTATCAAACTTTTGTTATTTGCTTAATATTAAATTTGGATCCAGTCAAACTAGTAGGCTCACGAGGAACCTGGGGATTATAATGCACCAACAATACTTGTAAAAGACTAGCTTGCCTTTGGACCAGCTACAAGTGTGTTGAGGAAGTGTTTTCAACATCTCCTCCATTAATAACGGATGGATTAGCAAGTTTTGTTAATTTTAGTGAGGATTAATTGTGAATTCAGTGACTAAACGATCCCAAATTTAAAGATATATGGGTTAGGTATATCGTGCTTTGCGTTTCTTATATTTTACTCGTATTAATTTACTAAATATTGGTGCTTGGTAGGTAGTAGCAGATGGTATGTAGCATCTCCATTAATACGGAGTAACATTTTAATCAAACTTTGATGTCAGCTTAATATTAAATTCGGATCTAGTCAAATTAGGATGTGTGGCGTGTGAGTTACTTTGTATATTATAGTTACGGATGAGATTAGTTAAAACCTTAAAAAATTGCGACACAAAGTCGCGTATTACACCAATAGCTCATATTACCACTGGATATATACTAGATCCGCCGTTGATTATACCAA
This window of the Rutidosis leptorrhynchoides isolate AG116_Rl617_1_P2 chromosome 7, CSIRO_AGI_Rlap_v1, whole genome shotgun sequence genome carries:
- the LOC139858326 gene encoding flavonol sulfotransferase-like produces the protein MEEMLKTLPQHTCSWSKGKITFYKYQNYWTSQQLVVGEHLAQQTFKAEPTGIFLCSSPKTGTTWVKSLAFAIVTRQKFDVSTTPLLTKNVHECVPILERELDIIEENHKNSSLPLVATHLPYPSLPESVIASNCKIVYVYRNIKDVIVSHYHFLRKALNLTCEDAPFEEAFEEFCQGISGYGPYWDHIIGYWKASLERPDRILFLKYEDLKKDPTSNAKKLAEFMGYPFSAEEEKAGVIEKITTLCSFENMSNLEVNKTGSIRVGGLENKHYFRKAEDGDWRTYFTNEMKEKIDKLIDEKLNGTGLILK